The genome window ATGGTCCCAAGAGGGGTCCTCATGGCCCTCACTTGGCCCAACACTCACCCTGCCGGGGGGCGGCCTCTCATCCACCTCCCACACCCCAGCATCCCATGCCACCCcaagtcctcccacctcagcaggGGCCTTTGCTTCTGTGGGGTTCCTTGTTCCGGGCTCTGCTGGGTGGAACCAGCAACCCTAGCCCGGAGcccaggaaggcagggccagccctcctcctgctgcctcccagcccctgggcacAGCCTGGGCACTCACGGCACCCAGCAAAGGCTGCCATCCTGCGGAAGGGACTCTCTGAGGGTAGGGGTACAAGAGCAGAGACACAAGGATGGAGACGGAGACCGAGAGTGGGTGGCAGGTCAGAGACAAAGTGACCCAGGAATGGATGGACAGCGAGAGAACAGAGACACCCAGAGGCACAGAGACCagggcagggagagacagagacaaccACAGTGAGCTGCCAGGCCCAGAACCGGGAAGGACAGACACTGGGGGCCTCTGTCCACATCGCCCGCTGGGAGGGGGCAAACCGCTGCCTGGGGAAGAGGCCAGGCGAGAGCTGGGCTAGTGGGtgtgggccaggcagggtggggcaggtCTGGGAGGAACGCCACTTGCTGGCTCTCtgcccacccccgcccctcccggGTCCCAGCTATAAGGCCTCCGGAGAGGAGGAGCCCCCACTGCTCCCAGACAACGCCAGAGATGAAGACCATCCTGCTGCTCCTTGCTGCCCTGGCTGTGGCCGTGGGACCAGGTGAGGGGCTGGGCCAAGGGGACTAGGTGGGGTGGGCTGCTCTGGTCTGTGTACCAGACCCTAGCCTCAGCCAGGATGGGCCCCACTGGCCGTCATCAAACACTAGAAGTTCTTGGCCTTCAGGCTCAGGGAACCCTGACATTGTGGGATGCTAGACTCTTAGAATTTAAACCAAAATGAACCCACATCTTAACTGAATGGGATCAGATTTTCAGTATTTCAGAATCTGAGAATTTTAGAAGGAACCCTGGAGTCACAGACACTCTGAGAGGCAGTAGAGCCGGGAGTTATCTTGAGATGCCTCCCCCAGGGATCATCCAGCCCCTGCTGCCACCCCTCCTGGTCCCCAGCTCCCTCCCAAGATAGGCCAGGAGGTGACCCAGCCCTTGCCCCCACAGGCTCAGAGCAGCCAAACTCACAGCCCCCAGGGCCTCAGCTCAGTCAGGCCCTCAGAACCATCGCTGTCCACTCTGAAGACAGCCCCTAGGGTGGGGGACAGCAGCCCTGTTCTGAGAGTTGCTCCTACCATAGTCCCAGATCCCCCCGATCCTCTAGAGGAAGGGTCTGCAATGCACTGCAGACCGTTTGCTTCCTcaccattccccagacagggcCCACGGTGGGACAGCTGCTCCAGGTGGCGGCACCTGAGCTCACATCTGAGGCTGTATTCAGGATATAAGCCCGGCAGGGCCCCAGACTCGGAGGGGACAGGCCTAGGGCAGGGGTAGGAGGGGTTCTGTTCAGGAGGGGTCTTTGGGGGCAGTGGACCAGGCCCCACTGATCCCCTGCCACCCTCACCACCAGCCTGGGCTCTCCGCTGCCATGTGTGCACCAGCACCACCAACTGTAAGCAGCCACAGACCTGCTCGGCCAGCTCGAACTTCTGTAGGACCATGACCACAGGTGAGTGGTGTCCCCAGGGCGGTCAGCAGGGGTGATGTGGGTGACAGATTGCTTGGTCACACTGGTGCCACTGGCCCAGAGGTGGAGAATGCTGGCCGGGGGCTGAACGAGGGGCTGCCATGGGTGTGAGCTGGGTGGTGTGAGTGGGTGAGAGGTGGCCGCTAGGCCTGAccacccccctccctcccctcagtgGAGCCTCTGTCGGGGAACCTGGTGAAGAAGGACTGCGTGGAGTCGTGCACACCCACCTACACCCAGCAAGGCCAGGTCAGCAGTGGCACAAGCAGCACCCTGTGCTGCCGGGGCGACCTGTGCAATGAGAAGCTGTACAACTCGGTGCCCGCCCGGGCCCCACTCGCCAGCACTGCCCTTGGtctggggctggccctgggccTGCTTGCTCTCCTTTTAGCCCCCAACCTTTGACCCCCCCAGAGAAGGGCTCTCatccctttccctccctttcctagGGATTCACAGCCCCTCCCTAGCCGTGATGGGAGTGCAGATGCCCTAGTCTCCCTGgaaggcctggggctgggccctggAGCGCTAGTGACTTGAGGCCGTCCCTCAGGGTGAGAGGAGGCAGCCCCCAGCAGCATGGAGGGCAGAGGACAGAAGTCATTCTGGTCCCTTTTGATTTTGTATTCATTCTGTTtgtttactgtttctttttctacTCAAATCTCAGCACAGGAATAAATGATTTAAGACCAGAGTGGTGTGTCTATGCTATCCCGGGAGTGGAGAACACGGTGGGGGGATCAGGCCATTCAGGTCCCCCTAAGCCTCTGACACCTGTCACCTGGGGCAGGTAGTAGCAGTGTGGCAGTGTGCGAATGATACCTGAAATGCCACCGTCAGCTCCCACCCTGGGAGAGGGACAGGATCCTGCCCAGGCACCTCCCTCACAGCCCCGGAGGTGGAGGGCATTCCTGGAGTGAGgtctgagtagagtgcagtgcaAAGGGTGTTGGGCCTCCATAGCACTCAGGGGAGAAGgatcctccaccccaccccaggccacgTCCCTGAGACGTTTGGTCCAAGAGCCTCCAAAGGGGCTGGCTCAAGACACCTCAGGCCCAAACCCAGCCTTGAACCTATACAGGCACTGACTGCCCACAGCCATGGCCCAAGGCAAGTCCAGCTGCCTGGGGTGACCCATCCCCGGGAGCCCAGAAGCCCCCGTGGCAAGACCTCACCATGTGGGTAGCGTGACTCAGAGCACATGGGCAAGGTGAGGttgcccagaggcagggagggttCCAGGCTCACTGCCTGGGTTCTGGCAACTTTCTGGGCACGAGGCTGTGAGATGGCACAAGAGCAGGAACCCAGGAGACACCCTGCAAGCAGCCCTTCCCACCGGGGAGGGCCAGAGCTCCTGGCAGGCCTGCCCCACTTCCCAGCAGCCATTCGCTTTCAGGCCTTGCGGGAGGTCCGCACAGGCTCTGACTCCCACTGGGGCTGGTGCCCTTGCAGGCCTGGCCTGGAAAACCCTGTGTGGCAGCTGGTGAGGGGCCAGTGGCACTTCCTGGCCCCAGGTCCAGGCCCTCGCCTCTTCGCTCTCACACACCACGAGACAGGCATCGGCACTGTCCCCCGTTCCAGTGGAGAGCCCTAGGTGCTGGACAGCCTAAGAGGTGGAGTGTGGTTTGGTGAGGCCACTGCCCATGACCACACAGCCGTCCGCCTCCCCTGGGCCACAGAAGAGGGCTCTGGAGGGCTGCCACCCAGGCCAATGCATCCCAGCCCAGGGCTTAGTCTGGGGTGAGCTTCGCTGCCCCACCACTCGACTGTGAGGCCCCTTCTCTACACCTAAGTCCCGCCTCCCAGGGTGGCCTGGGTGGGCTGCTTCTTGTCCTAACTGGGCGGCTCAGTAGCCTACATGTGCCCTTGGCACCCCCCGGTGCAACCATCACCCCGTCAATGCCGCCTGTGGCTCTAACTGGGGCCCTGGCCATGCAGGGCTGCAGGTGTCCCCCTCACTGCACTCTGGCTCAGGAACTACTCCAGGTGGGGCCAGTgcgccccctggtggccaccGGAGAGCCGGGCATCGGGGCACCTGCGAAGGGAGCGTCATCCTCACTGGTGCCCGCCAGCACTTGCCAGCGGCCCCATCTGTGGACGGGTGGCCAGAGGGGAAAGGCACGTGGACCTGGGAGTCATGCAGGACAGCAGAGGGGCGAGTGTTCAGGCCGCAGACTCATCCCATTTCTACGTGTGGAAACCAAGGCTAGAGAGAGGAGTGACTGCTGTCTTCCCACAGCAGGCTGGCCGCAGGAATCCAAGCCCAGAGGACAGGCATATCCACCTTGAGGGCGGAGAGGCTGCTCTGTGCCTAGTCCATACTGGAGACGGCCTGGACATGGGAGACAGCTGCACATTCCTGGGAGGGCCAGGCTTCCCACTGGCCGCAGCAGGGCCTGTGACGTGGCAGGACTCAAGATCAAGCCCCAGAACAGTCCTAGCTCCCAGCCCATCACTGCCCTTTGACCCCAGCCTCTCAGGGTCCCCATCCCAGTCTCCCGGCCACTTGTCTGCCTCTGTGACCCCACTGGGTAGCCCCTTCAATTGCTCTAGCCCcaccctgaccccagccccaccctagCAACAgccccggggcagggcctgcaaGGGCCAGGGGTCGTGGCCCTCTCCGACTACCCCTAGCCCTGTGAGTGTAGATGGAGAGGCTGGCCCCTGAAGGAGGGTCTCCCTCTGCCAGAGCCCACACCCAGAACGTGCACAATGCACAGTGATGACTGGGGCAGGTGACAGTGTAGGGTAGGGCTCCAGGGTCAGCCACCTTGAGGTGCAGCCAGCACCCAGTGCTGGGGCTCTGACCCTCTCATGGGGTGCAGGGCTGCCTCTCCTGACCATCTGGCACACTGAGACGAAATTTTCCCTATGCCTTAATAGAAATGCTAACATTAGTTGAAGTACAATTTCGAGACAAAGGGCTGCTTTTGAGGGAGATTCTGCAAAAGCAACTGATGGCGCCTTCTGAGAAGGGACACCCAGACACTCACCCTTTCGAGCATCTGTTCTCCTCATGGCCCAGTGTGGCCTGCATTCCAAGCAGACGGAAGGAGCCGAGGTCAGAGGGGCCCCTTCAAGCCCACCCTGGACTCCTGGGCCCTACAGAGGGAGTGGGGGTCGCCACCCTGCCCAGGAGCAGCTAGATGTGGCTTGTGACAGGCTTCTCTCTCTGGCCCTGCTGTGAACAAAGCAGGacggcggggagggggggggcgggCGGTGAGGGGGTTCCATGGTCCCTGCTCTTGGAGGGATgttctcaaagaaccaacttttggtttcgtGATCTTctctattagttttctttttctattttgttgatttctttggCTCTTATTTTTGTTCTGTCCTTCATTTTGCTtactttggctttgatttgctCTTTTTGTTCTAGTTTCTGAGGGTGGAAGTTTAGGTTAATGTTTGgagaactttcttcttttctaaaaagaCCATTAGGGTAAAACTTCCCTCTAGGGCCCCTGTGTCCACCAACTTTGATGGATGGTATTTTCATTcagttggaaatattttctgatttccttttttggtttctcCTTTGGCCCATAGGTTATGTAGAAATGTGTTGTTACTTGGCTTCTAAGTATCTGCGGATCTTAAAGATATATTTCTATTACTGagttctaatttaattccattgtagtCCAAGAAAATAATCTGTATGATTCCAATTCTTGTAAATTTAttgggatttgttttgttttatggcgTAGTATATGATAAATCTTGGTGAATGCTCTTGGTTAATAAAGGTGTGGTCTCCTTCTGAGGGGTGGCGTCCTATATAATCAGTAGGTCACACTGGTTGGTAGTGTTGTCTAAGTCTTCATCCATACAGATTTTTTGTCTACTTCCATCACTTATTGAGAGAAGagtgttgaaatctccaactgttatcagggattttctttttctcctctttgttcTATCAGGCATTGTTTgttgctttgtgtattttaagGCTTAATTGTTAGGTGTGTGAGCATTTAGGATTGCTGTGTCCTTGTCATGAGCAGACCCATTTATCATTTGGTAATATCACTCTTTATGTTCTTCACTCTAAACCCACTTTGATATTAATGTAGGcattctgctttcttttcactGATGTCAGCacggtatatctttttccatctttttactttaaacctatttgtgtttttatatatccAGTAAGTTTCTTGAAAACAGTTTATACTtgactctttctctttttatccaATCTGGACAACCTCTGTTTTTTGAGGTGTTCAGACCACATAGTGTCATTATTGGTGTGTTTGGGTTTAACTATCaccttgctatttattttctatttgtcccatcggttattttttcctttttcctccttatGCCTTCCTGTaactagttaattttttataattctattttatctcctttgttgaTTTATTAGCTAGCGCTTGtagatttttccttccttcttttcttagtGGTATTTAGTGTTTTTGTACACATCTTTTACTTATTAGTATACCATTTCACATATAGTATAATCAGTTTGCAGCAGTGTACTTCCACTCTCCCCCTCCTGGTCTACTTGTGTTACTGCGGTCATACAATTACTTTACACTTGCTAGAAATTCCATaatacattgttactattttGGCTTCAAGCAATTATCTTATTAAGtgattccaattttttaaaaaattaccttataTTTCCCATTTCGGGTGCTCTCCATTTCTTTACATGGATTCCTATTTCCATGTAGTGTcactttccttctgcctgaaggatTTCCTTTAACATCTCTTGTAGAGCCGGTCTGCTGGTAGTGCACTTTTTCTGCCTTGGTAGAtctgaaaaattctttatttcacctttatttttgctGGGTATATAATCCCAAGTTGACAGgtgtggttttgtttatttttgtgttatgggtgttttgtattttaaacacaGCATCATTGTGTCGGCTTACATTGTTTCTGACAAGAACTCTGCTGCCATCCTTATCTTTGATGCTTGTATATAAtgtctgttttaatatttttctgtcacTAGTTTTAAGCAATTTAATTATGACGTGTTTTGGTGtggtatttttcacatttctagtGCTTAGGGGTTCATTGAGTTTCTGGGTTCCATGGGTTTACAGTTTGCATCAAATTTGAAAACAGTTTAGCCACTATTTCCCcgcatattttttcttttcctttcatcctctcttccccttctggGACTTCAGTGGCACACAGTGGACCACTTGAAGTGGTCCCTTAGCTCCGTGATgctctgttaattttttcagtcttttttcttctgCGATTCCTTTTAGTAGTTTCTAATGCTGGGTACTCAGGTTCTCTAATCTGTCTCCTCCAGTCTAATCTGTTGTTAATCCCACCCAGCACAGTTTTCATCTCAAATCTACTTTTCATCTTTAGAAGTttgatttgtatcttttaaaaaaaaaaaaactcctagaTGTTCATGCTTTCTTCTACTTTCTCGAACATATGAAATATACTTACAATATCTGTTTTAATATCCTTGCCTACTAATACTTCATCTGTGTtatttctgggtctgtttctaaTGATCAGTTTTTCTCCTCATTGAGCGttacattttcctgcttctttgcatgtgTGGTGGTGTGTAATTAGTGCTAGGCATTCAACTGAATGAATTCTGTATTGTTGGGTgctggatatatatatatatagagagagagagagagagagaatatatgcaatatatagtatatatatagtatagtattagagagggagagagattatcttttaagtaatttttagttttgttccaGGATGTAATTAAGTGACTTGGAATCAATCAGAGCCTTTCAAGGCTGGCTTTTAAGCTCTGTTAGTGGCGACCAGTGTGCTCTTTAACCTAAGGCTGACTTGGCCCCACTCTTGGGGCAGTTCCCTTCTGAGCACTCAGCTGGATGGCCCAGGGAATATGAGGTCTGTCCTCCCAGTTCACACGGATGAACTCTTCCCTAGCCAGTGTGAGCTCTGGGGACTTTTTTTGCCTGCTCCTTGCACGTTTGGGGGTTCTTTGCACATTTGGTTCTTTGCACGTTTGGGGGTAGATTCCTCCAGTGCATGCACTCACTGATCAGTACTCAGCTGAATCTCCCACTCTTCTGACAGCTCTCTCCGGACTCTCACCCTGTGAATTCTAGCTGCCATGGTCTCCTGGAATTCCTTGCTCTGTATGTCCAACTGGGAGACTAAGTACTCTGGTGGTTTGGGGGCGGGGCCTTCGGAGAAGGGGTGGGAAGCGCCTGAGCCGCAGGCCTGTCCTGACTCAGGCCTTCTGCATCCTGGGATTGGCACCTGGGAAGTGGGTCATGGAGGATTTGTTGTTCCCAGGAAGGGGGAAGTCTACTTAGCTCCCCAGGGTGGCGCCGGTCCAGATCCCTGCTCTCCAAACCCCTTCCCAGAGGGTGAGCATCCCGCCCTCCCTGCAGTACCTTCTGTAGCACGCTTCCTTTGTTCCTCCTATCCTGTGCTGTCTGTCAAgcaatttctgaaaaaaagttatttgtatattttgccccaatttttagttgtttaagaCAGGACGGTAAATCCAGTACCCGTTACTGCATCGTGGTGTGATGCTGGAGGCCATGACAAACTCTGGTTTTGACCTAGGCATTAATTGTACGTCCCActcccgccccccccacccccgcaaacAGAGTGTGAGCCCCATGTGGGCGGGAATATTTGGGAACTTTTGTCCACTGTGTTCCCCGCTGTACCCCGGCACACGGGGGCGCGCGCCACCACTTGGCAACAGAGTAACCAACTGTCCGGGTTTGTCTGGGATCAACGGATTCCCAGAACCAGAGCTGACTTACCTAGTAGGCGCAGGGCTCTGGGCCTTGGGccccaaaaatatttataatctcttttaaagaaaatattagcttttaggtcaaagaaaatgttttggttttttttcacgTTGGAAAAGTATGAACATTTTAGGACCCATAAATCTATTAAATTTTGcataaaacagaccaaaaaaatgagatatttaaagTTATGTTAAAGTAATTATTTCATACTGCTATTATGATGGTGGGAAGGGTCCACGAAACAGCGGAGGCTGTCAGGGCTTGCTTTGTCAGGTGGGGACACCAGGTCAGCTCTGGGAGCCGCTGCGCCCCAGGCCGCTCCGCCTGTGTGAGCTGCGCTGGAGGAACGAGGGCCTGGGCCGTGGGGCTGGGGGGCGACTAAAC of Lemur catta isolate mLemCat1 chromosome 9, mLemCat1.pri, whole genome shotgun sequence contains these proteins:
- the LY6D gene encoding lymphocyte antigen 6D — protein: MKTILLLLAALAVAVGPAWALRCHVCTSTTNCKQPQTCSASSNFCRTMTTVEPLSGNLVKKDCVESCTPTYTQQGQVSSGTSSTLCCRGDLCNEKLYNSVPARAPLASTALGLGLALGLLALLLAPNL